Below is a window of Acidobacteriota bacterium DNA.
CACACCTGGTACAGCACAAACGGCGACGCCACGAACAGCCCAGCCATCAGGCCGACCTTCATATACAGGTTGAAGGGCTCGGTTGGATTCAGGTAGACGAGTTTTGCGTCGATCCCGTTTTTGTGAAGAGCCTCCAGCACGGGACGCTGCATGACGTCATAAATGCGCTGGGCATAATTCCAGCACAACAGAAAACCTCCCGCCATGGCGACAATCGAGTAAATGATTCTCCGCCGCAATTCCTCAAGATGTTCGAGGAAACCCATGGTGGGCATGTCGTCTTTCACGGGATCGTCTGCGGAGGACGCAGTGGCCTCAGGCATCGGGCGCTACCTTGGGCATGGTTGGAGGCTCCGGGTCGGAACCAGATTCATGCGTTCCAGTTTCCGCGGCCTGTGCCTCCTCAGCAGCCTTGAGCCGCTCCGGCGGCGGGGGATTGAAAATCCGGTTCGCCAGGGAATTGAGCGGGGCATGCAGCGGCGGCAGGATCTGCGTCTGCACGCCGGCATCGATCGAATTGATCTCGGATTCGATCTGAGCTTTGAACTCATTGGAGGCGCGTTTGAATTCGTTCATAAAGCGCCCGATCTGGCGTCCAACTTCCGGCAGCTTCTTCGGCCCGAAAATCAGGAGTGCCAGAATGAACAGGAACACCATCTCTGAAAAGCCCAGATTCATGCAGTCATCATAAATGCCTCGGAAGGGCGACGGCAACGAGAGCCACAACAAATGGCGATCGCAGGCATTCGCCCTCAAAAACCCAGGTTTCTCAGCCTACTATTTCTGATTCCTATCGCGCGCCGAACGTGTACCCCAGTGAAAGACCATAGCGGACTGCCCGTCCGGAACTGAACTCCTGGTTGTCGTTGACCAGGTAGAGATGCGCCTCCGGGCGCACAAAGAAGTTTCGGGTTGGATACACCTTCAGCCCAACTCCAAAGTGCCCCATGAAATGGTTGACGGTTACGAAGTTCTTGCACGTATTGAAATCGCAAACCTGAGTGGGTTGGTAGAAACGCGTCGCCTCGGAACCGAGTCCCGCGAGCAATTCCATGTATGTACGATCCGTCAGCTTAGGCGCATAAATCGCGTTGAAGTCGTAAAACATCGGACGATCAGGCTGAATTCCCTGCCAATCCCCGCGTGTCGCCTTCCACGCAAACTCGCCCTGAATACCAAGGTTCTTGTAAAACAATACGTCCGCGCTGAAGCTCGGATAGGCGCCTCCGGTAAGGGACTGCGGCGTGTGATTGCCATTGGCTTCGTTGGCAGACGGCGCCGTCATCGTGTTCATTCCGAAGGCAACGTCAATCTGCTGTTGCGCGGACGTGAAAGTGCAAACCACTGCGAGGAAAGCGCAAGAGAGTACAAGCGAGCGCAACGACAGGCTTTTCTGGTGCACACACACCTCCGCAAGAACGGTCTTGCTTTGAAGTTGGATGCCGGCGGGGTACAGACTGGTGGCCAAGTCGAATGACTCGAGGGTAACCGGAGAGCGATCGTGGCAAGGAACTAGGCTTCGTCTCAACAGCGGATGCTAGTAAGCCAGCAGAATCCGCAAGTCACGGAGATTGTTGCCGGTCGCGCCAGTCACGATGGCATCGCCCAGGCCTTCAAAAAGGGGATAGGCGTCGAAGGCGGCGAGAGCTTTCCTGATGCTCTCCTGATTTGCGGCCCGATCCAGAGTTGAGCCGTCGACCACAGCGCCCGCTGCAGGACTATTGCCGTCGATGCCATCGGTGCCAGCGCTCAAGACCGTGATGTCCTCTCCTGCAATCTTGTCTGCGCAGGCTAGCGCGAATTGCTGATTGCGGCCGCCCGTGCCGCCGTTACGCACGTTGACGGTGACTTCACCGCCGGAAATGAGGCAAACCTTCGAGACCGACTTGCGCAGGTCGCGGACTCTCTGCAGCAAATATTCCGCCACTCGCTCGTAGTCCCAATCATCGCAGGAATTATCGACCTCCACCGCAAAGCCCGCCTGCGCCGCGGCCTTACTGGCTTCCTCCACTGCGACCTGGTTCGAAAGTACGGTCCACCACCGGGCTCGCACGAAGGCTGGATCGTCTGATTTTGGCGTTTCCTCGATCACGTGCTGGCGGAACAGGTCAGCGACCGATTTGGGGAACTGGTCGATCAGCCCATACTTCTCGACAATCCGTTCGCAATCGGCAATCGAGGTCGAGTCTGGCATGGTCGGACCGGAAGCGAGCGCGTCGGGAGTCGCGTCGGGCACGTCTGACACGAGGATCGAAACTTGCTGCGCCGGATAGGCCACCTGCGCGAGCCTCCCTCCTTTCACCGCCGACAGATGCTTGCGGACGGCATTGATCTCCGCGATCGGCGCTCCGCACAGAACCAGCGCGCGATAAGTCGCCACCAGATCGGGCAGCGATATTTCGTCGTCCATGGGCTTTTCGACGATGGATGATCCGCCGCCCGAAATCATGAAGATCACGAGCGCTGCCGAATTCAGAGAGTTCAACGACTTCAGAATCGCATCGGCTGCACGAATCGACTCGGCAGTCGGCGTGGGATGGCCCCCTTGAAAATAACGGAAGCCGCGCACTTGGCTGGACGGCTCGACCGACGAAGCGACAATGCCCTCAAACCGGCTACCGGCCTGCGCTTCGAGCCCCGCCACCATCGTATGAGCGGCTTTGCCGATCGACACGACGAACACTCGGGAAAAAGAATCGAGATCGTGCAGATCGTCGCCAATGCGCAGCACTCCGCGCTCGCAACTCACCTGGCGGGCAAACGCGCTCTCAATCGCCGCATTCTGCAGCGCGGACGAAAAAATCCCACGTGCAACTTCGCGCATGTGACGGAACTGTTGCTGTCGTTCGGGCATGATCTCCGTCATGCGGGAGATTATAGGGTAGAGCCGCCGTCGCGACGGCTATCGGACGGGCCTGACCTCGGCGCTACGGACGAATCGTCACCATTTCGCTGACCCACTTTTCGATGGTCTCGCGCATTTCTTTGAGACGTCCTTCAAAAAAATGGTCGCCTGCCTCGATGCGCACGAGCTTCTTTGGTTCCGCAAACGTATCCACGAGCGCTTCGAGTTTTCCCGCAGGACCAAACTGATCCCGCGATCCGCTGACAAAGAGTTTCGGCTTGGCGCACGAGCGCAGGAATTCAAAGTCATACACTCGATCGTCCACCGGCGTTGCAGGCAGGCCTAATCCAATCAGTGAAGTCACACGCGGGTCCGGACAAGCAGCCCGCAGGCCAACTGCCGCTCCGAATGAGAAACCGGCAAACACGACCGGCAGCGAGTATTCCCTTTCGATCCAGTCGAGGGCAGTGCGAACATCATCCAATTCGCCCACCCCATGGGCGTACTCGCCTTCGCTGAGCCCGGTGCCGCGGAAATTGAAACGCAGAACGGGAAATCCAAAGTGATGCAGCGCCTTCATCGTGTGAAAGACGACTTTGTTGTGCAGCGTCCCACCGTAGACGGGATGAGGATGACAAACCACCGCAGCGTGAGTTCCATTCGCCGATCCCACGTTCAACAGCGCTTCGAGTCGCCCGGCAGGGCCTTCGAGAAAGAGCGAGCGGATGCTGTTGGGCTCGGGGTGCATGTCGCTGGTCGTTTGTCGTTAGTCGTTCGTCGCTAGTATTGCAGACTCTCCCCACGAACTGCCAATGACTAGCGATGAACCGCCGCCCACTGCTACGCTCTTTGCATGGACTTGTTCGCACTCACCCGCCGCCTCGTGGATATCGAATCGACGACTCCCCATGAAGAGGCGGTCGGATCATTTCTATTCGAAGAACTCGGCCGCCGCGGATTCGAAGCCAGCAAGATGCCGGTCGACGGCGCACGCGTCAACGTGCTCGCCACCTCACCCGGACATCCACGCCCGGACATCGTCTTCTCGACGCACATGGATACGGTTCCACCGTTCATCGCATCGTCCGAAGACGACCACCGTATTTGCGGACGCGGCTCGTGCGATGCCAAGGGCATCATCGCCGCCCAGATTCTGGCCGCCGAGAAATTACGCACAGAAAAAATTTACGTAGGCCTGCTGTTCCTGGTTGGTGAAGAGCGCGACTCGATTGGAGCAAAACTCGCCAACCAGTCTCCCATCGGATCGCGCTTCATGATCAACGGAGAGCCCACTGAAAATCGTCTCGCCATCGCCACCAAAGGCGCACTGCATGTGGAACTCACCGCCCGCGGAAAGATGGCGCACTCCGCGTATCCCGAACTGGGTGAATCCGCGATCGACAAGCTGGTCGAAGCATTGCATCGCCTGCAAGCCATGAAACTGCCGGAGACTCCGGACGTCGGTCCCAGCACAAGGAACGTAGGATCGATCCAGGGAGGCCGCGCCCCCAATGTAATTTCCGATAGCGCCAAAGCGGATTTGTTTTATCGACTGGTCGGACCCGCGGCGGACCTGCGCCGCCAGATTCAGGAAGCCGTCGGCAGCCTGGTCGAAGTCCATTTCACCCGCGAAACCCCCTTCATGCGCTTGCGGAAACTGGAAGGCCTCCCCACCATGGTTGCCGCCTTCACCACCGATATCCCATCATTGCCAAACTGGGGAGAGCCGCTGCTGCTTGGGCCAGGATCGATTCACGTCGCCCATACCGAAGGCGAATTCATCGACAAAAAGCAGTTGCAGCAAGCCGTCGAGCTATATGCAGCCATGGCCCGGCACTTGCTGAAGTGAGCATTTAGACTGATGCGATGACCACGACCTCCCTCAACACTCTTTCCCGCGCCGCCTCTTCTTACCTGCGTTCCGCCATGCATCAGCCCATCCGGTGGCACGAGTGGGGTGAAGAGGCATTTGCGGCGGCGAAGCGGGACAACAAACCGATCCTGCTGGATATTGGCGCGGTCTGGTGTCACTGGTGTCATGTGATGGATCGCGAGTCCTATGACGATCCCGAAGTCGCGAAGATCGTGAACGAGAACTACATCGCAGTAAAAGTAGATCGCGACGAGCGTCCCGACATTGATGCGCGCTACCAGATCGCAGTGAGTTCGCTGACGGGACAAGGCGGCTGGCCGCTCACCGGATTTCTCACGCCTGACGGCAAGCCTTTTTACGGTGGCACCTACTTCCCTCCTCAAGATCAATACGGGCGTCCCAGTTTTAAGCGGGTGCTGCTATCGATTGCGCAGGCCTATCGAGAAAAGAACGGCGAGGTCGTGGAGCAGGCCAACATGGTCACGAACGCGATCTCCCAGTCGGAATCGTTCCCCGGCCGAAGCGGCGAGGTCTCTCCCAAGATCATTGACGCGATCGTCGAATCCGCCGTCAAGATGTTCGACGAACGCAATGGCGGATTCGGCAACGCGCCCAAGTTTTCGCATCCCTCGGCTCTTGATTTGCTGATTGGATACCAGGCTCGCACGGACAGCGAAGCGCTGCGCGATGTCATCGTCATCACGCTGGAAAAGATGGCGCGCGGCGGAGTCTATGACCAGTTGGCCGGAGGATTCCACCGCTACTCCGTCGATGAGCGATGGATTGTCCCGCACTTCGAGAAGATGTGTTACGACAACTCGGAGCTACTCAAGAACTATGTCCATGCCTGGCAGTTAACTGGCAATGCTTTCTTTGCCGATGTCGCGCGCGACATCATTCGTTGGATGGATGAATGGCTGAGCGATCGCGAGCGCGGAGGCTTCTACGCTTCGCAGGATGCTGACTACTCCATGGAAGATGACGGTGATTACTTCACGTGGACACAAGACGAAGCAAAAGCCGCACTGACTTCGGATGAAATGAGAGTAGCGGAACTCCATTTCGACATTGGCGAGATCGGCGAGATGCATCACGATCCCGCGAAGAATGTGCTCTACATCCGTGCGAACGTGGAGGAAATCGCGCGCCGGCTTGTCGTCGGTGAAGATCGCGTTCGCGGACTGCTGGCGTCCGCCAAAAAGAAGATGTATGCGGCTCGCCTTACTCGGCCCACGCCTTACATCGACAAGACGATTTATGCGGGATGGAATGCAATGTGCATTTCGGCATACCTGGAAGCGGCGCGCGTGCTCGAGATCCCGGATGCCATGCACTTTGCGTTGCGCTCGCTGGACCGGTTGCTGAGTGAGGGATGGAGTGGCAAAGCCACGGCACCTGCAACGGCAGCGGGCGTGGGCGCCCGCTCTACACGTTCGACCACACTCAAGCATGTGATCGCTTACTCCGATCCGAAGGCGGAGCACCGGGATACAGTCGGCGTCCTCGATGACTACGCGTTCACGGTGATCGCTTGTCTCGACGCCTATGAAGCGACTGCCGACTTGAGCTACTTCAAATTTGCGCGATCGATTGCCGACGCAATGATCACGGGCTTTTACGATTCTCAAGCGGGAGGTTTTTTTGACACGACTCCCGCGGAATCAAGCGCATCCGCCGAATCGAACGCGCCGCTTGGCATTCTGGGCGCGAAGCGCAAGCCATTTCAGGACTCGCCCACGCCTGCAGGCAATCCGGTCGCCGCGATTGCCTTGCTTCGTCTGCACGGTTACACCAACGAAGCTTCGTATCGCGAACAAGCGGAGCGTACGCTCTCAGTCTTTGCCGGCGGCGCAGAAAAATACGGGATGTTCGCCGCGACCTACGCTCTGGCCGTCGCGCAGAGTACGCAGCCCCACACGCAAGTCGTCATCGTCGGACAGGACGAAGCTGCGAATCAACTTCTTCGGACCGCACTCGGTTCCGTCTCATTCGGCAAAGCTGTGCTGCATCTTTCTGCAACCGGAACCGTCCCGCAAAACTTGCCCCCGGCATTGGCGGAGTCGATTCCGAATCTGCCGGCTTTGCGCGAAGGACGGTCGTTCGCCGTCGTCTGCTCGGGATTCAGTTGCCAGGCGCCGGTATTCGACGCCGCTGGACTCGCAAGTCAACTGATTGGAATGGCTGTTCAAGGCTCGTAACTCACGTCCTAACGAGCCAGATGTTACATTGCGTGGACCGCAACTCGTGTGTTAGCTTCGACTTGCAGAGGTTCACTTGCGACACACGGTTCCCGCGGGGATGGACCGCAAGGAAGCGGAAGCTTACCAGCGGCTGGATCCAGCGCGACTCCCCAAGCATATCGCCATCATCATGGACGGAAACGGACGCTGGGCGCGCCGGCGTCATATGCCGCGCGTGGCCGGACACCGTGCCGGAGTCGCAGCCGTGCGTTCCACCGTCGAGACCGCGGCCCGGATCGGTATTCCCGCGTTGACGCTCTATGCTTTTTCTGAAGAGAACTGGAAGAAGCGTCCCCGGACCGAAGTGGACTTCCTCATGAAACTGCTCTGCCGCTTCCTGAAGGCGGAGATCAAGACTCTCAACGCAAATAACATCCGCCTGGAATACATCGGCCGCAAGCATGAATTGCCGGAGTCGGTGCAAGAAGAAATGGAGTACGCCCGCGAGGCCACCAGCCGGAATGGCGGCATGGTGCTGACGTTGGCGTTGAACTATTCCGCCCGCAGCGAAATCGTCGACGCCTTTCGCTCGATGGCCGAAGCAGCCGCGCGCAATGGCGGCCTCGAGCACCTCAAAGTCGATGAGCAATTGGTCAGCGAGCATCTTTATACGCGCGGCTTGCCAGATCCTGACCTGGTCGTGCGCACGAGCGGCGAGATGCGGCTCAGCAACTTCCTGCTCTGGCAACTTGCCTATTCGGAAATTTACGTGACACAAACCCTGTGGCCGGATTTCCGCGGCGTCCAACTTCTGGAAGGCATCGAAGAATTCCAGAAACGCGAACGGCGCTACGGCGGGCTCGGCAAAGACAAAGAACACGCTCCCGTCCACCCGCACACTGAGGCGAAGCGTTGATCAAGCGCATTGCGACCGCTGTCGTCCTCATACCTCTCGTTCTTCTCCTCGTACTCAAAGCGCCTCTGTACGTGATGGCGATTGTGTCGGGCGGCATCGCGCTCATGGCGATTGCGGAATTGCTCAAGCTCACCACCCATTACGCAGTGCAACCGCTCTGGCGGCCAACTTACGCGTATGTCTCGCTGTTTTTCCTTTTCGTAATCGTAGCCGCAGCCAATCGCGTGCCCCTGGTTGAAACCACATCCATGATTTATGGGCTGGCATTGGCAGCGGCTCTCGCACCGTTCGTGTTCCTCACAATTGCGATGGGCCGCACGCAACTCGTCACGGGATATCCCGCGGCCGCAGCGTCATCGTTTGCATTCGCCTACATTGCGATTCCGATGGCGCTACTGGTGCAGATCCGGCAACAACCCGCGGGCGCGATCCTGGTGATCTTCACACTGCTGGTCGTCTGGTCAGGAGACATCTTCGCCTACTTCGTCGGCAAGGCAATTGGCCGCCATAAAATGTCTCCGGAGATTAGTCCAAACAAGACCTGGGAAGGCGCAGTGGCGTCCGTAGTTGCCAGCGTCGTGATTGGGACGTTGTGGTTTCAGAACGGCGCAGCGATCAGCACATGGTTCCTGCAACACGGCCTGATCGAGCGCCGCGACGGCATGTTCGGATTGCAGCAGCCGTCATTGCTTGTGATTGTCGTGCTCTCCGCAATTGTGAACATCGCGGCGCAACTGGGAGATCTAGTCGAGTCGCTGATTAAGCGCGGCGCGGGAGTGAAAGATTCAGGATCAATCCTTCCAGGCCACGGCGGCATGCTCGATCGCGTCGACGCGATGCTGTTCGCGGTGCCAGTCGTGTGGGCTT
It encodes the following:
- a CDS encoding alpha/beta hydrolase — encoded protein: MHPEPNSIRSLFLEGPAGRLEALLNVGSANGTHAAVVCHPHPVYGGTLHNKVVFHTMKALHHFGFPVLRFNFRGTGLSEGEYAHGVGELDDVRTALDWIEREYSLPVVFAGFSFGAAVGLRAACPDPRVTSLIGLGLPATPVDDRVYDFEFLRSCAKPKLFVSGSRDQFGPAGKLEALVDTFAEPKKLVRIEAGDHFFEGRLKEMRETIEKWVSEMVTIRP
- a CDS encoding M20/M25/M40 family metallo-hydrolase; the protein is MDLFALTRRLVDIESTTPHEEAVGSFLFEELGRRGFEASKMPVDGARVNVLATSPGHPRPDIVFSTHMDTVPPFIASSEDDHRICGRGSCDAKGIIAAQILAAEKLRTEKIYVGLLFLVGEERDSIGAKLANQSPIGSRFMINGEPTENRLAIATKGALHVELTARGKMAHSAYPELGESAIDKLVEALHRLQAMKLPETPDVGPSTRNVGSIQGGRAPNVISDSAKADLFYRLVGPAADLRRQIQEAVGSLVEVHFTRETPFMRLRKLEGLPTMVAAFTTDIPSLPNWGEPLLLGPGSIHVAHTEGEFIDKKQLQQAVELYAAMARHLLK
- a CDS encoding isoprenyl transferase; its protein translation is MDRKEAEAYQRLDPARLPKHIAIIMDGNGRWARRRHMPRVAGHRAGVAAVRSTVETAARIGIPALTLYAFSEENWKKRPRTEVDFLMKLLCRFLKAEIKTLNANNIRLEYIGRKHELPESVQEEMEYAREATSRNGGMVLTLALNYSARSEIVDAFRSMAEAAARNGGLEHLKVDEQLVSEHLYTRGLPDPDLVVRTSGEMRLSNFLLWQLAYSEIYVTQTLWPDFRGVQLLEGIEEFQKRERRYGGLGKDKEHAPVHPHTEAKR
- a CDS encoding DUF4147 domain-containing protein, coding for MPERQQQFRHMREVARGIFSSALQNAAIESAFARQVSCERGVLRIGDDLHDLDSFSRVFVVSIGKAAHTMVAGLEAQAGSRFEGIVASSVEPSSQVRGFRYFQGGHPTPTAESIRAADAILKSLNSLNSAALVIFMISGGGSSIVEKPMDDEISLPDLVATYRALVLCGAPIAEINAVRKHLSAVKGGRLAQVAYPAQQVSILVSDVPDATPDALASGPTMPDSTSIADCERIVEKYGLIDQFPKSVADLFRQHVIEETPKSDDPAFVRARWWTVLSNQVAVEEASKAAAQAGFAVEVDNSCDDWDYERVAEYLLQRVRDLRKSVSKVCLISGGEVTVNVRNGGTGGRNQQFALACADKIAGEDITVLSAGTDGIDGNSPAAGAVVDGSTLDRAANQESIRKALAAFDAYPLFEGLGDAIVTGATGNNLRDLRILLAY
- a CDS encoding twin-arginine translocase TatA/TatE family subunit, which encodes MNLGFSEMVFLFILALLIFGPKKLPEVGRQIGRFMNEFKRASNEFKAQIESEINSIDAGVQTQILPPLHAPLNSLANRIFNPPPPERLKAAEEAQAAETGTHESGSDPEPPTMPKVAPDA
- a CDS encoding thioredoxin domain-containing protein, whose product is MTTTSLNTLSRAASSYLRSAMHQPIRWHEWGEEAFAAAKRDNKPILLDIGAVWCHWCHVMDRESYDDPEVAKIVNENYIAVKVDRDERPDIDARYQIAVSSLTGQGGWPLTGFLTPDGKPFYGGTYFPPQDQYGRPSFKRVLLSIAQAYREKNGEVVEQANMVTNAISQSESFPGRSGEVSPKIIDAIVESAVKMFDERNGGFGNAPKFSHPSALDLLIGYQARTDSEALRDVIVITLEKMARGGVYDQLAGGFHRYSVDERWIVPHFEKMCYDNSELLKNYVHAWQLTGNAFFADVARDIIRWMDEWLSDRERGGFYASQDADYSMEDDGDYFTWTQDEAKAALTSDEMRVAELHFDIGEIGEMHHDPAKNVLYIRANVEEIARRLVVGEDRVRGLLASAKKKMYAARLTRPTPYIDKTIYAGWNAMCISAYLEAARVLEIPDAMHFALRSLDRLLSEGWSGKATAPATAAGVGARSTRSTTLKHVIAYSDPKAEHRDTVGVLDDYAFTVIACLDAYEATADLSYFKFARSIADAMITGFYDSQAGGFFDTTPAESSASAESNAPLGILGAKRKPFQDSPTPAGNPVAAIALLRLHGYTNEASYREQAERTLSVFAGGAEKYGMFAATYALAVAQSTQPHTQVVIVGQDEAANQLLRTALGSVSFGKAVLHLSATGTVPQNLPPALAESIPNLPALREGRSFAVVCSGFSCQAPVFDAAGLASQLIGMAVQGS
- a CDS encoding phosphatidate cytidylyltransferase, which gives rise to MIKRIATAVVLIPLVLLLVLKAPLYVMAIVSGGIALMAIAELLKLTTHYAVQPLWRPTYAYVSLFFLFVIVAAANRVPLVETTSMIYGLALAAALAPFVFLTIAMGRTQLVTGYPAAAASSFAFAYIAIPMALLVQIRQQPAGAILVIFTLLVVWSGDIFAYFVGKAIGRHKMSPEISPNKTWEGAVASVVASVVIGTLWFQNGAAISTWFLQHGLIERRDGMFGLQQPSLLVIVVLSAIVNIAAQLGDLVESLIKRGAGVKDSGSILPGHGGMLDRVDAMLFAVPVVWAWSAWRLMQ